A stretch of the Streptomyces sp. NBC_00078 genome encodes the following:
- a CDS encoding glycoside hydrolase family 97 protein, which yields MGAAALGAGATGTAAAADASVTATAPDGSNTITMSLTSGALSWSAERRGVTVVDTSALGLKLSDGTVLGAAGTVITNYQHWTIDNTWNPVYGRNATVRDRYQEMRWNLQDTASLINFSIQIRAYPTGVAFRYVLLGKGTATIADELTTFVFPDSTLVYSARDEDAYNPVAPGSIPSTGTSGTDTGPLTDLPLTATYASGGLIACICESSRVNFPRMMLSSVSGQPNTLAAYLMEHTARGSDTVQTTSMVTTPFATPWRAVVTGSTHAELVDNAELVLNLAPASALADTSWIKPGKAFRVQLTTAAGMAGVDFAVARGMQYVEYDGGWYGDPDHSTDATKPIPDIDLPSVISYATSKGIGVILYVDRRAATNPDSLFSLYRSWGVAGVKLGFVDDGTQAMTNQITNWARTAAKYHLLIDMHDDVRPFGYERTYPNWVTMEGVRGNEHFPTASHNVTLPFARNIGGPMDYTICYGQSRDQTTNVHQMAMAAVFYQPLNFLYWYDSPSKYANTSNWPGLPWFDAIPTTWDESHALAGSIGQYVAVARRHGDTWFLGAMTNETSRTLSLPLTFLGGGSYTATVYADGTPGSSPYRTPLVVSTRTVTSATTLDVAMAPAGGQAIILKPS from the coding sequence GTGGGAGCCGCGGCGCTGGGTGCCGGCGCCACCGGGACGGCCGCGGCGGCCGACGCCTCGGTCACCGCGACGGCCCCCGACGGCAGCAACACCATTACGATGTCGCTGACTTCGGGCGCCCTCAGCTGGTCGGCCGAGCGCAGAGGCGTGACGGTGGTCGACACTTCGGCTCTCGGCCTCAAGCTGAGCGACGGTACGGTGCTCGGCGCCGCCGGCACGGTGATCACCAACTACCAGCACTGGACCATCGACAACACCTGGAACCCGGTGTACGGCCGCAACGCGACAGTCCGCGACCGGTACCAGGAGATGCGCTGGAACCTCCAGGACACCGCCTCGCTGATCAACTTCAGCATCCAGATCCGCGCCTACCCGACCGGCGTCGCCTTCCGGTACGTGCTGCTCGGCAAGGGCACCGCCACGATCGCCGACGAGCTGACCACGTTCGTCTTCCCCGACAGCACGCTCGTCTACAGCGCCCGGGACGAGGACGCCTACAACCCCGTAGCCCCGGGCTCGATCCCGTCCACGGGGACCTCCGGCACCGACACCGGCCCGCTGACCGACCTGCCGCTGACCGCCACGTACGCGAGCGGTGGGCTGATCGCCTGCATCTGCGAGTCGTCCCGGGTCAACTTCCCCCGAATGATGCTGAGTTCGGTGTCCGGCCAGCCGAACACGCTGGCCGCCTACCTGATGGAGCACACCGCCCGCGGTTCGGACACGGTCCAGACGACCTCGATGGTCACCACGCCGTTCGCCACGCCCTGGCGGGCGGTGGTGACCGGCTCCACCCACGCCGAACTGGTCGACAACGCCGAGCTGGTGCTCAACCTGGCCCCTGCGAGCGCGTTGGCCGACACCTCGTGGATCAAGCCCGGCAAAGCCTTCCGTGTACAGCTGACCACCGCCGCCGGGATGGCGGGCGTCGACTTCGCCGTGGCCCGCGGCATGCAGTACGTCGAGTACGACGGCGGATGGTACGGCGACCCCGACCACAGCACCGACGCGACGAAGCCGATTCCGGACATCGATCTGCCCTCGGTGATCTCCTACGCCACGAGCAAGGGCATCGGCGTCATCCTCTACGTCGACCGCAGAGCGGCCACCAACCCCGACAGCCTGTTCAGCCTCTACAGGAGCTGGGGCGTCGCAGGCGTGAAGCTCGGATTCGTCGACGACGGCACCCAGGCCATGACGAACCAGATCACGAACTGGGCCAGGACGGCAGCCAAGTACCACCTGCTGATCGACATGCACGACGACGTGCGGCCGTTCGGCTACGAGCGGACGTACCCGAACTGGGTCACCATGGAGGGCGTGCGCGGCAACGAGCACTTCCCGACCGCGAGCCACAACGTGACCCTGCCGTTCGCCCGCAACATCGGCGGGCCGATGGACTACACCATCTGCTACGGCCAGTCGCGGGACCAGACCACCAACGTCCACCAGATGGCCATGGCGGCGGTCTTCTACCAGCCATTGAACTTCCTGTACTGGTACGACTCACCGTCCAAGTACGCCAACACGTCCAACTGGCCGGGGCTGCCGTGGTTCGACGCCATCCCCACCACCTGGGACGAGAGCCACGCCCTCGCCGGATCGATCGGCCAGTACGTCGCCGTCGCCCGCCGTCACGGCGACACCTGGTTCCTCGGGGCGATGACCAACGAGACATCCCGGACCCTGTCGCTCCCGCTGACGTTCCTGGGCGGCGGGTCATACACGGCGACCGTCTACGCCGACGGCACCCCGGGCAGCAGCCCCTACCGGACGCCGCTCGTGGTCAGCACCCGCACGGTCACCTCGGCCACCACACTGGACGTGGCGATGGCTCCCGCGGGCGGCCAGGCGATCATCCTCAAGCCGAGCTGA
- a CDS encoding ROK family transcriptional regulator has product MDTIRRPSRIEHRTTSLKRTYQDIRRTNRFAVMRHLIASAPVVRRDIAAATGLSVATASDIVNELHELGLLAEIGQQASGGGRPRNLLAPAIEGPRLIGVDIAETYVHVEVFDPALRVLARAEYELHPHANSPDYVVDRIVRGVDDAIAQAHVERGRVLGIGVSIPGQVRPDGTASVFAPNWQWNDVPLLALLTDRVPDVPVILDNPLRASTVAELWFGAARGHDDVAVLTLGTGVGAGLAVQGALYRGATNTAGEWGHTNLVIDGRKCRRGCVGCVETYVGAPGIMQHLAETDPDSPLLHPDDQTATIHALATAHAAKDPAAQQVIATTGRYLGIGIANLINLCNPQIIVLTGWVADLLGAAVLPHVRDTAARYALAEPWEGTEISLCPIDRNPVSLGAATLVLEGFLS; this is encoded by the coding sequence GTGGATACGATCAGGCGCCCCAGCCGCATCGAGCACAGGACGACGTCGTTGAAGCGGACGTACCAGGACATTCGCCGGACCAACCGTTTCGCGGTGATGCGGCATCTCATCGCCTCGGCGCCCGTCGTCAGGCGTGACATCGCCGCGGCCACGGGCCTGTCGGTGGCCACCGCCTCCGACATCGTCAACGAGTTGCACGAGCTGGGGCTGCTGGCCGAGATCGGACAGCAGGCTTCGGGAGGCGGACGCCCGCGAAACCTTCTCGCGCCCGCCATCGAGGGCCCCCGGCTCATCGGCGTCGACATCGCCGAGACCTACGTCCACGTCGAGGTCTTCGATCCCGCTCTACGGGTTCTGGCCAGAGCCGAGTACGAACTGCACCCGCACGCCAACTCGCCGGACTACGTCGTGGACCGTATCGTCCGCGGCGTCGACGACGCGATCGCGCAGGCCCACGTGGAACGCGGCAGGGTTCTCGGGATCGGCGTCAGCATTCCCGGCCAGGTACGGCCGGACGGCACGGCCTCCGTCTTCGCCCCGAACTGGCAGTGGAACGACGTGCCACTGCTGGCCCTGCTCACCGATCGGGTCCCTGATGTGCCGGTCATCCTCGACAACCCGCTGCGTGCGAGCACCGTCGCCGAACTGTGGTTCGGTGCCGCCCGCGGCCACGACGACGTCGCCGTCCTCACCCTGGGAACCGGCGTCGGCGCGGGCCTGGCCGTCCAGGGGGCGCTCTACCGTGGTGCCACGAACACGGCCGGTGAATGGGGCCACACCAACCTCGTCATCGACGGCCGCAAGTGCCGCCGCGGATGCGTGGGATGCGTGGAGACCTACGTGGGCGCACCCGGCATCATGCAGCACCTCGCGGAGACCGACCCGGACAGCCCGCTCCTGCACCCCGACGACCAGACGGCGACCATCCACGCCCTGGCCACCGCCCACGCGGCCAAAGACCCCGCCGCACAGCAGGTGATCGCCACGACCGGCCGCTACCTCGGCATCGGCATCGCCAACCTGATCAACCTGTGCAACCCGCAGATCATCGTGCTCACCGGCTGGGTCGCCGACCTACTGGGGGCCGCCGTCCTGCCGCACGTACGCGATACCGCCGCCCGTTACGCCCTCGCCGAACCCTGGGAAGGCACCGAGATCAGTCTCTGCCCCATCGACCGCAACCCGGTCAGTCTCGGCGCGGCGACTCTCGTCCTCGAGGGATTCCTGTCCTGA
- a CDS encoding ABC transporter substrate-binding protein, with the protein MSPEQNPSRSFGRRSFLRASGTVAAAGFLAACGGNTGRGGGSTGGKAAISQWYHQYGEAGTQQAALRYAKTYSHADVSVQWIPGDYASKLSSGLVSSSGPDVFEFHPDVQMAKSGQIVPLDDIIADVKSDFTEKDLAANSVDGKVYGIRMIDDPQFLYYRKSLLEKAGVQPPTTFDELIDASRKLDKDGVKGLYLGLKAGSDILASPLVWATGSELLTADHKVAFDTPATVEGLKKMRELYTSKTLLLGAPTDWFDPSAFIQGLTAMQWCGLWAMPGIQKALGDDFGIVPLPGIGSAGRPVVYNGGWSTYVSAKAKDVDAAKAFVKWLWIEQTKLQEDWCTSYGFHIPPRKSLAAKATKLQSGTAAEAVKLFGTNGHYDDPYWTQAMTTISQDMVNNAVVSGKNPESEVAKARTRVEAELKKIA; encoded by the coding sequence ATGTCCCCTGAGCAGAACCCCAGCCGATCGTTCGGCCGCAGGTCCTTCCTGCGCGCCTCCGGCACCGTGGCGGCGGCGGGATTCCTCGCCGCGTGCGGCGGGAACACCGGTCGCGGCGGCGGCTCCACCGGCGGTAAGGCGGCGATCAGCCAGTGGTACCACCAGTACGGCGAGGCGGGCACCCAGCAGGCGGCGCTGCGGTATGCGAAGACGTACAGCCACGCGGACGTGTCGGTGCAGTGGATCCCCGGTGACTACGCCTCCAAGCTCTCCAGCGGCCTGGTCTCCAGCAGCGGCCCCGACGTCTTCGAGTTCCACCCCGATGTCCAGATGGCCAAGTCCGGGCAGATCGTGCCGCTGGACGACATCATCGCGGACGTGAAGTCCGACTTCACGGAGAAGGACCTGGCCGCCAACTCGGTTGACGGCAAGGTCTACGGCATCCGCATGATCGACGACCCGCAGTTCCTGTACTACCGCAAGAGCCTGCTGGAGAAGGCGGGCGTCCAGCCCCCGACCACCTTCGACGAGCTGATAGACGCCTCCCGCAAGCTCGACAAGGACGGGGTCAAGGGCCTGTACCTCGGCCTGAAGGCCGGCAGCGACATCCTCGCCAGTCCCCTGGTCTGGGCCACCGGCAGTGAGTTGCTGACCGCCGACCACAAGGTCGCCTTCGACACCCCGGCGACGGTCGAGGGCCTGAAGAAGATGCGCGAGCTCTACACGAGCAAGACGCTGCTGCTCGGCGCGCCCACCGACTGGTTCGACCCGTCGGCGTTCATCCAGGGCCTGACGGCGATGCAGTGGTGCGGCTTGTGGGCGATGCCCGGCATCCAGAAGGCACTGGGCGACGACTTCGGCATCGTCCCCCTGCCCGGCATCGGCAGCGCCGGCCGCCCCGTGGTCTACAACGGCGGCTGGTCCACCTACGTGAGCGCCAAGGCCAAGGACGTCGACGCGGCCAAGGCGTTCGTGAAGTGGCTGTGGATCGAGCAGACGAAGCTCCAGGAGGACTGGTGCACCTCCTACGGCTTCCACATCCCCCCGCGCAAGAGCCTCGCGGCGAAGGCGACCAAGCTGCAGAGCGGCACAGCCGCCGAGGCGGTGAAGCTCTTCGGGACCAACGGGCACTACGACGACCCGTACTGGACCCAGGCCATGACGACGATTTCCCAGGACATGGTGAACAACGCCGTGGTCAGCGGGAAGAACCCCGAGTCCGAGGTGGCCAAGGCCCGCACCCGGGTCGAGGCCGAACTCAAGAAGATCGCCTGA
- a CDS encoding carbohydrate ABC transporter permease yields MTTTTTDGARTVATAPPGPAAKMRRDRHGTRGSTRTFWLFAGPFLAGLLLFVYVPVGWSFYLSLFQAQNTVVPTRFVGLDNYADILTEGPFTDSLWTFTLFALIVVPLTYVLALALALLVHRIRVARAFFRSVFFIPTACSYVVASLVWKLSIFNGVRFGLANTVLGWFGIEPVAWIGTVSPPWYWMVLVTLRLWLQLGFYMILFLAALQQIPKELYEAAWTDGARPGWQTFRHITLPQLRTTSVAVVLLMLIAAYQAFDEFYNLLPNTPYARPPLVYLYYTALGQGQDFGHGSAGALVLSALITMVTLLQGRIFGFGKADS; encoded by the coding sequence ATGACAACCACGACCACCGACGGCGCCCGGACGGTCGCCACCGCGCCACCCGGCCCCGCGGCGAAGATGAGGCGTGACCGGCACGGGACGCGAGGCAGCACCCGCACCTTCTGGCTCTTCGCGGGTCCCTTCCTGGCCGGTCTCCTGCTGTTCGTCTACGTGCCGGTCGGCTGGAGCTTCTACCTGAGCCTCTTCCAGGCCCAGAACACGGTCGTCCCGACGAGGTTCGTCGGCCTGGACAACTACGCGGACATCCTCACCGAAGGGCCGTTCACCGACAGCCTGTGGACCTTCACGCTCTTCGCGCTGATCGTCGTCCCCCTCACCTACGTCCTGGCTCTGGCGCTCGCGCTGCTCGTCCACCGCATCCGCGTCGCCCGAGCCTTCTTCCGTTCGGTGTTCTTCATACCCACCGCGTGCTCCTACGTCGTGGCCTCATTGGTGTGGAAGCTGTCGATCTTCAACGGGGTGCGCTTCGGTCTCGCCAACACCGTCCTGGGCTGGTTCGGGATCGAACCCGTCGCCTGGATCGGCACCGTCTCCCCGCCCTGGTACTGGATGGTGCTGGTCACCCTGCGGCTCTGGCTCCAGCTGGGCTTCTACATGATCCTCTTCCTGGCCGCCCTCCAGCAGATCCCCAAGGAACTGTACGAAGCGGCCTGGACGGACGGCGCCCGGCCCGGCTGGCAGACGTTCCGGCACATCACCCTGCCGCAGCTGCGCACCACCTCGGTCGCGGTGGTGCTTCTCATGCTGATCGCGGCCTACCAGGCGTTCGACGAGTTCTACAACCTGCTGCCCAACACCCCCTACGCACGGCCGCCGTTGGTCTACCTCTACTACACGGCCCTCGGGCAGGGTCAGGACTTCGGCCACGGCAGCGCCGGGGCGCTGGTGCTGTCGGCACTCATCACGATGGTGACGCTGCTGCAGGGCAGGATCTTCGGCTTCGGAAAGGCGGACAGCTGA
- a CDS encoding carbohydrate ABC transporter permease, translated as MATSSTNPVRGRQRAVRGQAGSVAVYTVAVVAALLFLVPFYLLLRNSLASDADITGANWKFFPTELHWENISELFDDPAVPMARSMWNSLVVGVLGTAGQLLVCSLAGYALARVPYRHANKIFYAVLATLMIPSAVTFVPSFVLVSSLGWVSSLQGLIVPGLFSGFTAFLFRQYFLGFPKELEEAARIDGLGSWGTYWRIVVPNSTGFFSAIAVITFITNWNAFLWPLVIGQDQSSWTVQVALSTFTTAQTINIHELFLAATVSILPLVLVFLFLQRYLVEGVAHTGIKG; from the coding sequence ATGGCCACCTCCTCCACCAACCCGGTCCGCGGCCGTCAACGTGCGGTGCGCGGACAGGCCGGCAGTGTCGCCGTCTACACCGTCGCCGTCGTCGCGGCACTGCTGTTCCTGGTCCCGTTCTATCTGCTGCTCCGCAACAGCCTGGCCAGCGACGCCGACATCACCGGGGCGAACTGGAAGTTCTTCCCGACCGAGCTGCACTGGGAGAACATCTCCGAGCTGTTCGACGACCCCGCGGTACCCATGGCGCGCAGCATGTGGAACTCCCTCGTCGTCGGGGTGCTCGGCACCGCCGGCCAGCTGCTGGTCTGCTCCCTGGCCGGCTACGCGCTGGCCCGCGTCCCGTACCGGCACGCCAACAAGATCTTCTACGCGGTGCTGGCCACCCTCATGATCCCCAGCGCGGTCACCTTCGTACCCAGCTTCGTCCTCGTATCGTCACTGGGCTGGGTCTCCAGCCTGCAAGGTCTCATCGTGCCCGGCCTGTTCAGCGGCTTCACCGCCTTCCTCTTCCGGCAGTACTTCCTCGGATTCCCCAAGGAACTGGAGGAGGCCGCCCGGATCGACGGTCTCGGCAGCTGGGGCACGTACTGGCGGATCGTCGTCCCCAACTCCACCGGCTTCTTCTCGGCGATCGCGGTGATCACCTTCATCACCAACTGGAACGCCTTCCTGTGGCCGCTGGTCATCGGCCAGGACCAGTCCAGCTGGACGGTGCAGGTGGCCCTGTCGACCTTCACCACCGCGCAGACCATCAACATCCACGAGCTGTTCCTCGCCGCCACCGTGTCCATCCTGCCGCTGGTGCTCGTCTTCCTCTTCCTGCAGCGCTACCTGGTCGAAGGCGTCGCGCACACCGGCATCAAGGGCTGA